The nucleotide window ATGTCCTCTCCGAAATCGATGTCGACGTGTTCGCGGGCGCGCGCCAGCTCTGCGTCGAGCCTGTCGGTCAGCCGCCGCGCCGAGTTCAACCCGCCGTTGCGCAGCAACTGGTTCCGCGCCGCCACTTCCACCAGGATCGCGAGATTCCGCCCGGGCGCGACGGGCATCCGGATCATCGGGACGCGGATGCCGAGCGTCTCGTAGTGCGCCTCGTCGAGCCCGAGCCGATCGTATTCGCGGGCCGGATCCCAGCGTTCGAGCTGGACGACCAGTTCGATGCGCTTCGAGCTCCGCGTCGAGGCGACGCCGAACAGGTCCTGCACGTTGATCAGCCCGAGGCCGCGGATTTCCATGTGATGGCGCGTCAGCTCCGGGCAGCTGCCGATCAGGAAGGATTCCGCCCGCGCCCGCAGCTCGACGGCGTCGTCGGCGACGAGGCGATGGCCGCGGACGACGAGATCGAGCGCGCACTCGCTCTTGCCGATGCCGCTCTCCCCCACGATCAGCGCGCCGAGGCCGAGGATGTCCATCAGCACGCCGTGCACGACGGCGCGCGCTGCCAGATACGCATCGAGCGCGGCCGACAGCCGCGCCATGACGATCGGCGTGGCCCCGCGCGAGCGCAACAGCGGCAGTCCGACGCGGTCCGCCTCGGCGGCGAGCTCCGGCGGCGGCGCGAACCCCGCGGTGACGACCAGGCAGGGAATGTCGTGCGCGAACACACGGCCGACGACGTCCATGCGCTCCGCAGACGAGAGCGACTCGAGGAAGCGGATCTCGCTCTCGCCAAGGACGAGCACGCGTCCCTCGCGCAGGTACTGATCGAACCCCGAGAGGGCGAGACCGGTCTTCTGGGGATGAGGATTGGTGATGCGGCGGTCGGCGCCGCTGCCGCCGGCCACCAGCTCCAGGCCGGCGCCGCTCGTTTCGGCAAGGTCGCGGAGGACGGTGGCGACAGAAACGCCGATCATGCCCGATTGCCGACTGCGGAGTGCCGGTTCACGACGCTCGACTCACTCTGGGTCGATGAGCGCGAAATTCCCATCCTTGCGGCGGTAAAGGATGGTGACGCGGTCGCTGTCGGCGTCGCGGAACACCACGAACGCCTCGCTGCCGCTGTCGAGGCGCAGGACGGCGTCGTCGATCGACATCGGCTTGAT belongs to Vicinamibacterales bacterium and includes:
- the hprK gene encoding HPr(Ser) kinase/phosphatase is translated as MIGVSVATVLRDLAETSGAGLELVAGGSGADRRITNPHPQKTGLALSGFDQYLREGRVLVLGESEIRFLESLSSAERMDVVGRVFAHDIPCLVVTAGFAPPPELAAEADRVGLPLLRSRGATPIVMARLSAALDAYLAARAVVHGVLMDILGLGALIVGESGIGKSECALDLVVRGHRLVADDAVELRARAESFLIGSCPELTRHHMEIRGLGLINVQDLFGVASTRSSKRIELVVQLERWDPAREYDRLGLDEAHYETLGIRVPMIRMPVAPGRNLAILVEVAARNQLLRNGGLNSARRLTDRLDAELARAREHVDIDFGEDI